From a region of the Nonlabens sp. Hel1_33_55 genome:
- a CDS encoding D-alanine--D-alanine ligase: MRNIAVIMGGYSSEKDISIKSGNVIMENLDPKLFKGFPIIIEKNKWFLKDDAGNQEIDKNDFTVNLNGDKIVFDAVYNTIHGTPGEDGIFQAYLELLGIPQTSCDSYQAAVTFNKRDCIAVLKPWSIHTGKHLYLNQGEDISFDNIVEAVGLPCFVKANRSGSSFGVSKVYEVSAFAKALQTAFAVDDEIIIESFLDGMEVSIGVYQIGDTILSLPPTEIVSENDFFDYEAKYMGKAQEITPARLSESATLAVQELSKRIYSILKLKGLARADFIFHNGTPHFIEINTNPGMSRESIVPQQIKAAGKNLQEVLTAIIEDTILNHKK, from the coding sequence ATGAGAAACATTGCAGTGATCATGGGCGGATATTCCAGTGAGAAAGATATTTCCATTAAAAGTGGGAATGTTATCATGGAAAATTTAGATCCTAAATTGTTTAAGGGATTTCCTATTATCATTGAAAAGAACAAATGGTTTCTTAAGGACGATGCAGGTAATCAAGAAATTGACAAGAATGATTTTACAGTGAATCTAAACGGCGACAAAATCGTTTTTGATGCCGTTTACAACACAATCCATGGAACTCCTGGAGAAGATGGGATTTTCCAGGCTTACCTTGAGTTGCTAGGTATACCTCAAACTTCTTGCGATTCCTATCAAGCTGCCGTTACTTTTAATAAAAGGGACTGCATTGCGGTACTCAAACCGTGGAGCATTCATACGGGTAAGCACCTGTACCTCAATCAAGGTGAAGACATCAGTTTTGACAATATTGTAGAAGCAGTTGGGCTGCCCTGTTTTGTGAAGGCAAATCGTAGCGGCAGTAGCTTTGGAGTCTCTAAAGTTTATGAGGTTTCCGCTTTCGCGAAAGCGTTACAAACCGCATTTGCAGTGGACGACGAGATCATTATTGAATCATTCCTGGACGGTATGGAAGTATCTATAGGCGTTTACCAAATAGGCGACACGATTCTCTCCTTACCACCAACCGAAATAGTCAGTGAAAACGACTTCTTTGATTATGAGGCAAAATACATGGGAAAGGCCCAAGAAATCACACCGGCACGACTATCAGAGTCTGCTACTCTGGCGGTACAGGAATTGAGCAAACGCATCTATTCCATCTTAAAATTAAAGGGTCTAGCACGAGCAGACTTTATTTTTCATAATGGAACACCACATTTTATAGAAATTAATACGAACCCAGGAATGAGCCGCGAGAGTATCGTACCGCAACAAATCAAAGCAGCTGGTAAGAATTTACAAGAAGTACTTACTGCCATAATTGAGGATACCATCTTAAACCACAAAAAATGA
- a CDS encoding replication-associated recombination protein A, whose protein sequence is MSQAPLAERIRPKHLSEYLSQSHLVGEKGALRNHILNGTIPSFILWGPPGTGKTTLAEIIAQESQRPFYKLSAINSGVKDIREVIDKAKNAGGIFTQKNPILFIDEIHRFSKSQQDSLLGAVERGWVTLIGATTENPSFEVIPALLSRCQVYVLEAFSKEELIQLLHRAIKTDQLFKGKEIELKETNALLRISGGDARKLLNIFELVVNSQNEKSISITNEMVLDQVSSNPARYDKTGEQHYDIISAFIKSIRGSDPNAAVYWLARMIEGGEDLKFIARRMLILASEDIGNANPTALIMANNTFQAVSTIGYPESRIILSQCAVYLATSIKSNASYLAIGKAQQMVKQTGDLSVPLGLRNSPTKLMKDLGYGDEYKYAHDFDGNFAFNEFLPTEISGTTLFEPGENPREKSQREFLQKRWGKHYNYGSNKD, encoded by the coding sequence ATGTCACAAGCGCCATTAGCAGAAAGAATTAGACCCAAACATCTCTCTGAGTATTTGAGTCAATCACACCTCGTGGGCGAAAAAGGAGCCTTGAGAAATCACATCCTAAACGGGACAATACCTTCATTCATTTTGTGGGGACCACCAGGAACTGGTAAAACGACCCTTGCTGAAATAATTGCACAAGAGTCTCAACGCCCATTTTATAAATTGAGCGCTATAAATAGTGGTGTCAAGGATATTAGGGAAGTAATAGACAAAGCCAAAAATGCTGGTGGAATTTTCACTCAAAAGAATCCTATTCTCTTCATTGACGAGATTCACAGATTTAGTAAATCCCAGCAAGATTCACTGTTAGGAGCAGTAGAACGTGGCTGGGTGACCCTAATTGGTGCCACTACAGAAAATCCCAGTTTTGAAGTTATCCCAGCGCTTTTAAGTCGTTGTCAGGTGTATGTATTGGAAGCTTTTTCTAAAGAAGAATTAATTCAGCTTCTTCACCGAGCGATAAAAACAGATCAACTTTTCAAGGGGAAAGAAATCGAATTGAAAGAAACCAATGCACTACTTAGAATAAGTGGCGGTGATGCTCGTAAGCTCCTAAATATTTTTGAGCTGGTCGTCAATTCCCAGAACGAAAAAAGTATTTCCATCACAAATGAAATGGTTCTTGATCAGGTTAGCTCTAATCCCGCTAGATATGATAAAACTGGTGAACAGCACTATGATATAATAAGTGCCTTTATAAAATCAATTAGAGGTAGCGACCCAAACGCAGCTGTTTACTGGCTCGCCAGAATGATTGAAGGTGGTGAAGATCTTAAATTTATCGCTAGACGCATGCTTATTCTTGCCAGCGAGGATATAGGTAATGCTAATCCTACTGCGTTGATTATGGCTAACAATACATTCCAAGCAGTAAGCACCATAGGGTATCCAGAATCTAGAATTATATTGAGCCAGTGCGCGGTTTATCTTGCCACTAGTATAAAAAGTAATGCGTCGTATCTAGCGATAGGTAAAGCCCAGCAAATGGTGAAGCAAACGGGCGACCTTTCAGTTCCATTGGGATTGCGTAATTCTCCAACCAAGCTCATGAAGGATCTAGGTTATGGTGATGAGTATAAATATGCTCACGACTTTGATGGCAATTTTGCATTCAATGAATTTCTTCCAACAGAAATTAGTGGTACTACCCTATTCGAACCTGGGGAAAATCCGCGTGAGAAGTCGCAAAGAGAATTTCTTCAAAAACGCTGGGGCAAGCACTACAATTATGGGAGCAACAAAGATTGA
- a CDS encoding YjjG family noncanonical pyrimidine nucleotidase: protein MSNFKGIQHVFFDLDHTLWDFDRNSKMAYSQIFEEEQLELDLEEFIAIYEPLNLKFWKRFRESEITKEQLRYQRLKDTFDACNYKVADDHINRYADLYLDYLPNHNHLFPNCLELLDTLKHNFELHIITNGFDEVQARKMENSGLLPYFKYVLTAETAGIKKPDPAIFERAMKDTGARTDNSVMIGDSYEADILGARNAGLRTIWFTNDSTQAGKESIVADLKEIQSLLLP from the coding sequence ATGAGTAATTTTAAAGGAATACAACACGTCTTTTTTGACCTTGATCACACCCTTTGGGATTTTGATCGTAATAGCAAGATGGCTTATTCCCAAATTTTTGAGGAAGAACAGCTTGAACTAGACCTTGAAGAATTTATTGCCATCTACGAACCTTTGAATCTTAAATTTTGGAAACGCTTTCGCGAAAGCGAGATTACTAAAGAGCAGTTGAGGTACCAACGACTTAAAGATACTTTTGACGCCTGTAATTACAAGGTGGCAGACGATCATATCAACCGGTATGCAGATTTGTATCTGGATTACCTTCCCAATCACAATCACTTGTTCCCTAATTGTTTGGAGCTGCTGGATACTCTAAAGCACAATTTTGAACTTCATATTATTACCAACGGCTTTGATGAGGTACAGGCTCGAAAGATGGAAAACTCTGGTTTGTTACCGTATTTTAAATATGTTCTGACTGCAGAGACAGCTGGTATCAAAAAACCAGATCCTGCTATTTTTGAGCGTGCGATGAAAGACACAGGTGCTAGAACGGATAACAGCGTTATGATAGGTGACAGTTATGAAGCTGACATATTAGGCGCTCGCAATGCAGGTTTACGCACGATATGGTTTACTAATGACTCCACTCAAGCTGGTAAGGAATCTATAGTTGCAGATCTTAAGGAAATTCAATCTTTGTTGCTCCCATAA
- the rlmB gene encoding 23S rRNA (guanosine(2251)-2'-O)-methyltransferase RlmB: MDTKQQIHGLRPILEAIESGEEISKIYFLKEGNGVLFNQLKFAAKKAGIGTSFVPEEKLYKLTKENHQGAVAVLSPISYSNLEEVLEEANLEENPQFLLLDGVTDVGNYGAIIRTAECTGVAAIIVSEKGSAPINGVVVKTSAGAVFNIPICKVNHLKDAIYLMQAYGIQTMGASEKAEKSIYQTDLNIPLALVMGSEDRGINPSTLKILDQTFSLPMLGKIASLNVSVACGAMLYEAVRQRQS; this comes from the coding sequence ATGGATACAAAACAACAAATTCACGGACTGCGACCTATTCTAGAAGCCATAGAAAGCGGTGAGGAAATATCTAAGATCTATTTCCTTAAAGAAGGTAATGGAGTCTTATTTAATCAACTGAAGTTCGCTGCTAAGAAAGCTGGAATAGGAACATCCTTTGTTCCTGAAGAGAAGCTATACAAACTCACTAAGGAGAATCACCAAGGAGCAGTGGCTGTATTATCGCCTATCTCCTACTCTAATCTTGAAGAAGTTCTTGAAGAAGCAAATCTTGAGGAAAATCCTCAATTCTTGCTATTGGACGGTGTTACAGATGTGGGTAATTATGGAGCGATCATACGCACCGCAGAATGCACTGGCGTTGCTGCTATCATAGTGTCTGAAAAAGGATCTGCTCCTATAAACGGCGTTGTCGTTAAGACAAGTGCTGGCGCAGTATTCAATATTCCTATTTGCAAGGTCAACCATCTCAAAGATGCTATCTACCTTATGCAGGCCTACGGAATCCAAACTATGGGAGCTTCTGAAAAGGCTGAAAAGTCAATTTACCAAACCGATTTAAATATTCCGCTGGCGTTAGTCATGGGTAGTGAGGATCGCGGGATCAACCCTTCAACTCTCAAAATATTGGACCAGACCTTCAGTTTACCTATGCTAGGTAAGATTGCCTCCTTGAATGTTTCTGTAGCTTGTGGTGCTATGTTGTATGAAGCGGTAAGGCAACGTCAATCTTAA
- a CDS encoding DUF1735 domain-containing protein encodes MKKLLIFSVLACLSLIGCDKEDELIFLDVENGQNLVQFINRAEELPIVENSTGSVSVPVGVTTVSDVDRTFPISVDPSSTALPASYEIGNTVTIPAGEYVGFIEINGTDNNVEVTPRALILNLEPTGDIVLNERTSTIAVSIFQVCPLPDDFAVGDYDLVVTQSAGGFGFPIFRSPDSESSADRGKTRVTLTAASISQRTYLAIPRSGGTAQARTFTLNFICNSLNLADNVADPINPPLLYGPGRTASSYANTTDDSLFIVNFTGNVNGAFGGAPAQGTFELRKR; translated from the coding sequence ATGAAAAAATTATTAATATTTAGTGTATTAGCTTGTCTATCCTTGATAGGATGTGATAAAGAAGATGAGCTAATCTTTTTAGATGTCGAAAACGGCCAAAATCTTGTTCAATTCATAAATCGCGCGGAAGAACTTCCGATAGTTGAGAATTCGACTGGTTCAGTAAGTGTTCCAGTAGGAGTTACCACAGTTTCAGATGTTGATCGAACTTTCCCAATCTCTGTTGATCCAAGCTCTACAGCTCTACCTGCGTCTTATGAGATAGGAAATACCGTTACTATTCCTGCAGGTGAGTATGTTGGTTTCATTGAAATCAATGGTACAGACAATAATGTTGAAGTTACTCCTAGAGCACTTATTTTGAACCTTGAACCTACTGGGGATATTGTTTTGAATGAGCGAACTTCAACAATAGCCGTCAGTATTTTTCAAGTATGTCCGCTTCCAGATGATTTCGCAGTAGGAGATTATGATCTTGTGGTAACTCAATCGGCTGGAGGTTTTGGCTTCCCGATTTTTAGAAGTCCTGATAGTGAAAGTTCCGCTGACCGTGGTAAAACTAGAGTTACCTTGACAGCAGCTAGCATTTCACAACGAACTTATTTAGCTATTCCTAGGAGTGGTGGAACTGCTCAGGCTAGAACATTTACTTTGAATTTTATTTGTAACAGTTTAAACTTGGCTGATAACGTTGCAGATCCGATAAATCCTCCATTGCTTTATGGTCCAGGTCGCACAGCTTCTTCTTATGCAAATACCACTGATGATTCATTATTTATCGTAAATTTTACTGGAAATGTAAACGGAGCTTTTGGTGGAGCTCCAGCACAAGGTACATTTGAGTTGAGAAAGAGATAA
- a CDS encoding DUF7033 domain-containing protein, with protein MILIYCPDLTSRKQYIFKHIFRRMLQVKYEVTGELNVFVGHEGTKFSYGDKPLGEETFIWSNGLLSEHGIDDHEIDIMDWDQLPAFFQAPERSDIPFDIFAASFYLITRYEEYFPQVKDDLGRYSPYESIAYKHDFLREPLIDLWVKKFAQLVLKLEISSLSRKRIPKKTIAIEVASFNKYRKRGVIVNATLFVRHVRNLRLNRAWKQLQTLLNLREDPYDNSTNILRPVKNSRFDRNKSRKHSAAMVFFFHLGNYNDFNTGVTYKSKSYVEAIKHIADYVKVGLRFSSNTSNEDVYQEEKRFEELVKRPLQHTMAANSKISMPGHYKLLVDTKTMEDYSMGYVAEPGFRASTSLPFYFYDLDYEVQTPLLIHPYCLHYNTMALQTRSGQQSVLKEIQNAVDNVGGNFIVQFHYEHFDLDIKSHALEILESIIDE; from the coding sequence ATGATACTGATCTATTGTCCTGACCTAACTTCAAGAAAGCAGTATATCTTCAAGCATATATTCCGCAGGATGTTGCAGGTGAAATATGAGGTTACTGGAGAACTCAATGTATTTGTGGGTCATGAGGGAACAAAGTTTTCTTATGGTGATAAGCCATTAGGCGAGGAAACTTTTATCTGGTCAAATGGATTGCTTAGTGAGCACGGTATTGATGATCATGAGATTGACATCATGGATTGGGATCAGTTACCAGCATTTTTTCAGGCTCCAGAAAGGAGCGATATTCCATTTGATATTTTTGCCGCATCATTTTACTTGATTACGAGATATGAAGAATACTTCCCACAGGTAAAAGATGATTTGGGAAGATATAGTCCATATGAGAGTATCGCCTACAAACATGATTTCTTACGCGAACCACTCATAGACTTATGGGTTAAAAAGTTTGCTCAATTGGTATTGAAGCTGGAGATAAGTTCGCTTTCGCGAAAGCGAATTCCCAAAAAAACAATTGCCATAGAAGTGGCTAGCTTCAATAAGTATAGAAAGCGAGGCGTTATCGTTAATGCGACTTTGTTTGTGAGACACGTACGCAATTTGAGGCTTAATCGAGCATGGAAGCAGTTGCAGACACTGCTCAACTTGCGCGAGGATCCTTATGACAATAGCACCAACATCCTAAGGCCTGTCAAAAACTCTAGATTTGATAGAAACAAATCAAGAAAACACAGCGCTGCAATGGTGTTTTTCTTTCATTTAGGAAACTATAATGACTTCAACACAGGCGTGACTTATAAAAGCAAAAGCTATGTAGAAGCGATAAAACATATCGCCGATTATGTAAAGGTTGGCCTCCGTTTCTCTAGCAATACCTCGAACGAGGATGTTTATCAGGAAGAAAAACGCTTTGAAGAACTTGTCAAACGACCATTGCAGCACACCATGGCTGCAAATTCTAAGATTAGCATGCCTGGCCATTATAAGTTATTGGTAGATACTAAAACAATGGAAGATTACAGTATGGGTTACGTGGCAGAGCCTGGTTTTAGGGCGTCCACAAGTCTGCCTTTCTATTTCTATGATTTGGATTATGAGGTGCAGACGCCATTACTTATCCATCCCTATTGTTTGCATTACAATACGATGGCACTACAAACGCGCAGCGGTCAGCAATCTGTTCTAAAAGAAATCCAGAATGCCGTGGACAATGTTGGCGGAAATTTTATAGTACAATTTCATTACGAACATTTTGATCTCGACATAAAGAGCCACGCGCTTGAAATCTTAGAATCCATTATAGATGAGTAA
- a CDS encoding PASTA domain-containing protein, which yields MNFFQFMFTKTFWVQMLLAVILVVVLCFGYLFWLDWHTNHGQQITVPDLTRKSLSEADDILEEMDLRRHIIDSASFNPDFPPRSVIEQNPKAGLYVKENRQIYIKLNPSGYGKVLVPNVVFKTKRQAIPTLEALGFKIGDITYKQNIATDMVLELRHNGENLESGTQLRKASTVDLVLGDGKRLGQEYEEESEESELENSESDQEAVEDDA from the coding sequence ATGAATTTTTTTCAGTTCATGTTTACCAAGACTTTTTGGGTTCAAATGTTGCTCGCAGTTATTTTGGTAGTGGTGTTGTGCTTTGGATATCTCTTTTGGTTAGACTGGCATACCAATCATGGTCAACAAATTACTGTTCCTGATCTTACTCGCAAGAGTTTATCAGAAGCTGATGATATACTTGAGGAAATGGACTTGCGTCGCCATATTATTGATAGTGCCAGCTTCAATCCAGATTTTCCTCCAAGATCTGTCATCGAACAAAATCCAAAAGCTGGTTTATACGTAAAGGAAAACAGACAGATTTATATCAAGTTGAATCCTTCTGGATATGGAAAGGTGCTCGTGCCTAATGTAGTTTTCAAAACAAAACGTCAAGCTATTCCAACACTGGAAGCTTTGGGCTTTAAAATAGGAGACATCACCTACAAACAGAATATCGCAACAGACATGGTTCTGGAACTAAGACACAATGGAGAAAATCTAGAGTCTGGCACACAATTGCGTAAGGCATCTACAGTTGATTTGGTTCTAGGAGATGGTAAAAGATTAGGACAGGAATATGAGGAAGAATCTGAGGAATCTGAGTTGGAGAATTCTGAATCTGATCAAGAAGCGGTAGAGGATGATGCTTAA
- the yaaA gene encoding peroxide stress protein YaaA — MKILLSPAKTLDYDTKLPTSRGTQPAFVDEAIQINAKLERQTKKEIQELMGVSEKLADLNYQRYKDFKEEHDKSVARPAIYAFAGDVYSGFDAYSMDTELLDDAQDRIRILSGMYGVLRPLDLLQPYRLEMGTKLPIELNKDLYEFWKDKITPELNKEMKDDELLVNLASNEYFKAIDKKNQKGTLISPVFKDYKNGKLKIIAFYAKKARGVMARYLVEQKANSLNDILKFAGDDYQYSEKDTVKENEPVFTR; from the coding sequence ATGAAAATTCTTCTTTCGCCAGCCAAAACATTGGATTACGATACAAAACTTCCAACCTCAAGAGGTACGCAACCCGCTTTTGTAGATGAAGCAATCCAGATTAATGCAAAACTGGAACGTCAGACTAAAAAAGAGATTCAAGAATTGATGGGTGTTTCAGAAAAGCTGGCAGACCTCAATTATCAGCGATATAAAGATTTCAAAGAAGAGCACGATAAATCTGTAGCAAGGCCTGCTATTTATGCATTTGCTGGAGACGTTTATTCTGGATTTGATGCCTACAGTATGGATACAGAATTGCTGGATGATGCTCAGGATCGCATCAGAATTCTATCTGGAATGTATGGTGTACTAAGACCACTAGACCTTTTACAACCTTACAGACTTGAGATGGGAACCAAATTACCCATCGAACTCAATAAGGATCTCTATGAATTCTGGAAGGATAAAATTACTCCAGAGCTAAATAAAGAGATGAAAGATGATGAGCTGCTCGTCAATCTAGCAAGTAATGAATATTTTAAAGCGATTGATAAAAAGAACCAGAAGGGAACTCTTATAAGTCCCGTATTCAAAGACTACAAAAATGGTAAGCTTAAGATCATTGCTTTCTATGCTAAAAAGGCTAGAGGTGTAATGGCAAGATATCTTGTCGAGCAAAAGGCCAACAGCCTAAATGATATTTTGAAGTTTGCTGGTGATGATTATCAGTATAGTGAGAAAGATACCGTGAAGGAGAACGAACCCGTATTCACTCGATAG
- the radC gene encoding RadC family protein, whose amino-acid sequence MATPRSYISIKDWSESDRPREKLLQQGSRSLSDAELLAILLGSGTVSMSAVELSRNILSDAGQSLQQLGKKTLKELMVHRGIGEAKAITIAAAMELGRRRAMEAPTQILKITCSQDAFKILQPIMGELPHEEFWVLLLDNSNKVLEKHQISKGGITATHVDHRLLFKQAIAAGAVALIIAHNHPSGTLKPSRQDQDITKKIKTAGDTLDIKVLDHLIITQQNYYSFADNSLL is encoded by the coding sequence ATGGCAACGCCTCGTTCATATATCTCTATTAAGGATTGGTCAGAAAGTGATCGTCCTAGAGAAAAGTTGCTCCAGCAGGGAAGCAGGAGCTTGAGCGATGCAGAGCTTCTCGCCATTCTTTTGGGAAGCGGTACCGTTTCAATGAGTGCCGTTGAGTTGAGTAGAAATATTCTAAGTGACGCAGGTCAATCATTGCAACAACTAGGAAAAAAGACTTTGAAAGAGTTGATGGTGCATAGAGGAATAGGCGAGGCCAAAGCCATCACTATTGCAGCTGCCATGGAATTAGGACGGCGCAGGGCGATGGAAGCACCAACTCAAATTTTAAAAATAACCTGCTCTCAAGACGCTTTCAAGATATTGCAGCCCATCATGGGTGAGTTGCCACATGAAGAATTTTGGGTGTTATTGTTGGACAACAGCAACAAGGTTCTGGAAAAACATCAAATCAGTAAAGGCGGTATTACCGCAACGCATGTAGATCACAGATTACTTTTTAAACAAGCTATTGCTGCCGGTGCTGTGGCACTAATTATTGCACACAACCATCCTAGCGGCACACTAAAACCCAGCAGACAAGATCAAGATATTACCAAAAAGATCAAGACTGCTGGCGATACGCTAGACATTAAAGTATTGGATCATTTGATCATTACCCAGCAAAACTACTATAGCTTTGCAGACAACAGCCTTTTATGA
- a CDS encoding rhomboid family intramembrane serine protease: MDNRTPSFNPRWLVKPLLMVFGMWFVFWLEMRFYTDFTKYGLYPRTLKGSMGILTSPFIHSGFSHLWSNTAPMAVLLFFLSLFYNQWSSKILILGILLTGLLTWTIGRDSYHIGASGVVYFLASFIFFKGIFLNNYRQIAASLIVVFLYGSLVWYMLPIKPNMSWEGHLSGAIAGLILATVMKINITKEKPYSNPITKIISPEEEWFLQQFDEDGNFSPIQIDEEE; the protein is encoded by the coding sequence ATGGATAATCGTACACCTTCCTTTAATCCGCGATGGCTAGTCAAGCCTTTACTCATGGTTTTTGGGATGTGGTTTGTATTCTGGTTAGAGATGCGGTTTTATACTGATTTTACTAAATATGGATTGTACCCTCGCACTTTAAAAGGTTCGATGGGAATTCTTACCAGTCCATTTATTCATTCCGGATTTTCACACTTGTGGAGTAATACAGCACCCATGGCAGTTTTATTATTCTTTTTAAGTCTGTTTTATAATCAATGGAGTTCAAAGATCTTGATATTGGGCATCTTGCTAACTGGTTTACTCACTTGGACTATTGGAAGAGATTCTTATCATATTGGTGCTAGCGGTGTAGTTTATTTTCTTGCTAGTTTTATTTTCTTCAAAGGGATTTTTCTAAACAACTATCGACAGATAGCAGCTAGTTTAATTGTTGTTTTTTTATATGGAAGCCTTGTATGGTATATGCTACCTATAAAACCAAATATGTCCTGGGAAGGACATTTAAGTGGTGCTATTGCTGGATTGATATTAGCTACCGTAATGAAAATAAATATTACAAAAGAGAAACCCTATAGCAATCCTATAACTAAAATAATCTCTCCAGAAGAAGAGTGGTTCTTACAGCAGTTTGATGAAGATGGTAATTTTTCTCCTATTCAAATAGATGAAGAAGAATGA
- the coaD gene encoding pantetheine-phosphate adenylyltransferase — MKRAVFPGSFDPITLGHSDIINRGLNLFDEIIIAIGINADKKYMFELEQRVAFIDVLYKEEPKIKVMTYSGLTVDFCKQQDAQFILRGLRNPADFEFEKAIGHTNRLLSEIETVFLLTSVRTSYISSSIVRDVMRNDGDYKLLVPKTVEK, encoded by the coding sequence ATGAAAAGAGCCGTATTTCCAGGAAGTTTTGACCCAATAACTTTGGGGCACAGCGATATCATAAATCGTGGACTGAATCTTTTTGATGAGATCATCATCGCCATAGGTATCAATGCCGACAAAAAATATATGTTCGAATTAGAGCAACGCGTTGCCTTTATTGATGTACTATATAAGGAAGAACCTAAAATCAAGGTGATGACCTATTCTGGATTGACCGTTGATTTCTGTAAACAGCAAGATGCCCAATTCATCCTAAGAGGACTGCGCAATCCTGCAGATTTTGAATTTGAAAAAGCCATAGGTCACACCAACCGATTATTGAGTGAGATCGAGACTGTATTTTTACTTACCAGCGTACGAACCAGTTATATTTCATCTTCTATAGTTAGAGATGTGATGCGCAATGATGGCGACTATAAGTTGCTTGTACCTAAAACTGTCGAGAAATAA
- a CDS encoding RluA family pseudouridine synthase, with amino-acid sequence MMLNSYDEEMDDDNLHEHYHFVASSGQEPLRIDKFLMNFIENSTRNKIQGAIKDGSVRVNGDIVKSNYKVKPEDDIRVLLNHPPHENLLVAENIPLDIIYEDDTLVVVNKPAGMVVHPGHGNYSGTLINALIYHFENLPNNSSERPGLVHRIDKDTSGLLVIAKTEYAMSYLSAQFAAKTSEREYVAIAWGNFTESSGTIEGNIGRHPKNRLQNTVWEGDDADKGKPAVTHYEVMEDLGYVSMIKCKLETGRTHQIRVHLKHIGHTLFNDERYGGDRILKGTNFTKYKQFVDNCFKILPRQALHAKTLGFEHPATKEWMSFSSDIPDDISACIEKWRNYASHAQMD; translated from the coding sequence ATGATGCTTAATAGTTATGATGAAGAGATGGATGATGACAATCTCCATGAACATTATCATTTTGTCGCCAGTTCAGGACAGGAACCTTTAAGGATCGATAAATTCTTGATGAACTTTATCGAGAACTCCACACGCAACAAGATTCAAGGTGCCATCAAGGATGGATCAGTTAGAGTTAACGGCGATATTGTCAAATCCAACTACAAGGTAAAACCTGAGGACGATATTAGAGTACTGCTCAATCATCCACCACACGAGAATTTATTGGTAGCAGAAAATATCCCGCTAGACATAATATATGAAGACGATACACTTGTTGTGGTAAACAAGCCTGCTGGAATGGTAGTGCATCCAGGTCATGGAAATTATTCTGGAACATTAATTAATGCACTCATTTATCATTTTGAAAATCTACCGAATAACTCCAGTGAACGTCCAGGTCTAGTTCATAGAATTGATAAGGATACTAGTGGCTTGCTAGTGATTGCTAAAACAGAGTACGCCATGTCCTATTTGTCAGCCCAATTTGCTGCTAAAACAAGTGAACGTGAGTATGTCGCCATTGCATGGGGAAACTTTACTGAATCCAGCGGAACCATTGAAGGAAATATAGGAAGACATCCTAAAAATCGTTTGCAAAATACCGTCTGGGAAGGCGATGATGCAGATAAAGGAAAACCTGCCGTCACGCATTATGAAGTGATGGAAGATCTAGGTTATGTCTCTATGATCAAGTGCAAGTTGGAGACAGGTCGCACGCACCAGATACGTGTCCATTTAAAACATATAGGTCATACCTTATTTAACGATGAGCGATATGGAGGCGACCGAATTTTAAAAGGGACAAACTTTACAAAGTATAAACAGTTTGTAGACAATTGCTTTAAAATTTTACCTAGACAGGCACTGCATGCAAAAACGCTAGGTTTTGAACATCCAGCAACTAAGGAGTGGATGAGTTTCTCAAGCGATATTCCTGATGATATTAGCGCTTGTATTGAGAAATGGCGCAACTATGCCTCTCATGCCCAAATGGACTAA